One genomic region from Marmota flaviventris isolate mMarFla1 chromosome 6, mMarFla1.hap1, whole genome shotgun sequence encodes:
- the Ncr3 gene encoding LOW QUALITY PROTEIN: natural cytotoxicity triggering receptor 3 (The sequence of the model RefSeq protein was modified relative to this genomic sequence to represent the inferred CDS: inserted 1 base in 1 codon; substituted 1 base at 1 genomic stop codon), protein MCLCALQRGTVGIFTPSSFLLEKLERHLWIFSLSPGSCILWVFSAALPPCSFNASRGRPAIGSVTWYQDKVAPAKEVKNRTPQFRDRLVPLSFSQFLCDHQAELHIXDXQGQDAGVYVCRVEVLGLDVGTGNRTQLLAETIRHGEAGPP, encoded by the exons ATGTGTCTGTGTGCCTTACAAAGAGGGACAGTTGGGATATTCACTCCAAGCTCTTTTCTCTTGGAGAAACTAGAGAGGCATCTCTGGATTTTCTCTCTGTCCCCAGGATCCTGTATTCTCTGGGTGTTCTCTGCAGCCCTCCCGCCCTGCTCCTTCAATGCCAGCAGAGGGAGACCAGCCATTGGCTCTGTCACATGGTACCAAGACAAGGTGGCCCCTGCGAAGGAAGTGAAGAACAGAACCCCACAGTTCAGGGACCGCCTGGTTCCCCTTTCTTTTTCCCAATTCCTCTGTGACCACCAGGCTGAGCTGCACATCTAGG ACCAAGGCCAAGATGCTGGCGTCTATGTGTGCAGGGTGGAGGTGCTGGGCCTGGATGTTGGCACAGGCAATAGGACTCAGCTGCTGGCAGAGACAATACGGCATGGGGAGGCAGGACCTCCTTGA